In Reinekea thalattae, a genomic segment contains:
- a CDS encoding class I SAM-dependent methyltransferase encodes MQPIALYCPDTSEPSHQSLLQTCQALDWIDIQPNQPSDQAFILIDNGQLSIASSDWPKVHAVSVDFLSSSSEHRRLYGGGAGQAVCKAVGLKKRKHLTILDATAGLARDSFVMASQGATVYMFERHPVVNLLLQNGLERLSASELTDLSARLTLLNGSLLNLGAVAETVSVDVVYLDPMFPDRSKSAKVKKDMAIFHQLVGADADADSLLAPALALANYRVVVKRPKNAPWLDDKKPSTALIGKSSRFDIYAKKALTDD; translated from the coding sequence ATGCAGCCTATTGCCCTCTATTGCCCAGATACCAGTGAGCCGAGCCACCAGTCTCTGTTGCAGACTTGCCAAGCTTTGGATTGGATCGACATTCAGCCAAACCAACCGAGCGATCAAGCCTTTATTCTGATCGACAATGGCCAGCTCTCAATTGCTAGCAGCGATTGGCCGAAGGTGCATGCGGTCAGTGTTGATTTTTTATCATCCAGTTCAGAGCATCGACGTCTTTACGGCGGCGGCGCTGGTCAAGCTGTGTGTAAGGCGGTTGGTTTAAAAAAACGTAAGCATTTAACAATCTTAGATGCCACCGCAGGCTTGGCTCGTGATTCCTTTGTCATGGCCTCACAAGGTGCGACTGTCTATATGTTTGAACGTCATCCGGTGGTCAATCTGCTGTTACAAAATGGTTTAGAACGCTTGTCTGCTTCTGAGTTAACAGATCTATCGGCTCGCTTAACCTTACTAAATGGCTCGTTACTGAACTTGGGTGCCGTTGCTGAGACGGTTTCTGTTGATGTGGTTTATCTGGACCCAATGTTTCCTGACCGTTCTAAGTCGGCCAAGGTAAAAAAGGATATGGCGATTTTTCACCAGCTTGTTGGTGCCGATGCAGATGCCGACTCATTACTTGCGCCAGCATTGGCGTTAGCAAATTATCGAGTGGTGGTGAAAAGGCCTAAAAACGCGCCTTGGTTGGATGATAAAAAGCCATCGACCGCTCTTATTGGTAAGAGCAGTCGATTCGATATCTACGCCAAAAAGGCGCTGACAGACGATTAG
- the tsaB gene encoding tRNA (adenosine(37)-N6)-threonylcarbamoyltransferase complex dimerization subunit type 1 TsaB — MMNLLSIDTTADLCSIALQAADQQYTFHESRPREHAKILLPEIQQLLQQAGLTASDLDLIVVGRGPGSFTGVRIATSVAQGLALAADCPILPVSTLQSVAYSASLTGAKSIWVALDARMSEWYFCRYQLAQLGNIPQSVSDEVVIAPKDLQLELDPQAVLVGNGWQTDYPLAESLQHFSGQVLGDILLPHAQHSLALAKQLLESNSAQAVAPEEAIPIYLRDKVTWDNKPKVGS; from the coding sequence ATGATGAATTTACTCTCTATCGATACGACTGCTGATCTGTGCTCTATTGCTTTGCAAGCGGCTGACCAGCAGTACACTTTCCATGAATCGCGTCCGCGTGAACATGCCAAAATTCTGCTGCCAGAAATCCAACAGTTGTTACAGCAGGCTGGACTTACTGCCAGTGATCTCGATCTGATTGTTGTCGGGCGTGGGCCGGGTTCCTTTACCGGTGTGCGTATTGCAACATCGGTTGCTCAGGGTTTAGCGTTGGCGGCCGACTGCCCAATATTGCCTGTCAGTACTTTACAGTCGGTTGCGTACAGCGCCTCTTTAACTGGTGCCAAAAGCATTTGGGTGGCGTTAGATGCGCGAATGTCAGAATGGTATTTTTGCCGTTATCAACTTGCTCAATTAGGTAATATTCCACAGTCGGTCAGCGATGAAGTTGTCATTGCCCCGAAAGATCTTCAGCTAGAGCTGGATCCTCAGGCGGTTTTAGTTGGGAATGGTTGGCAAACCGATTATCCATTAGCAGAGTCGTTACAACATTTTTCTGGGCAAGTGTTAGGCGATATTTTATTGCCACACGCTCAGCACAGCTTAGCGTTAGCAAAACAGCTATTAGAATCTAATTCGGCGCAAGCGGTTGCACCAGAAGAAGCAATCCCGATTTATTTGCGTGATAAAGTTACTTGGGACAATAAACCTAAGGTGGGTAGTTAG
- a CDS encoding undecaprenyl-diphosphate phosphatase, translating into MGFYQLVVLAVIQGLTEFLPISSSAHLILPSQLFGWPDQGLAFDVAVHVGSLMAVMIYFRRLIADISVNFVYFLLKKPYQKALVNQAWFIIIGTIPALIVGFFAGDLIETHLRSILVIGATTVLFGLLLWYADSAAKKQSQNQQLTWRNSLFIGIAQAVALIPGTSRSGITMTAGLLLGLSRSEAARFSFLLSIPLILCAGGLKTVELVQSPAAYDVSAILLGVALSFISALGCIVLFLRWIERCGFLVFVIYRLLLGALLFAIAFSGAF; encoded by the coding sequence ATGGGATTTTACCAATTAGTTGTTCTTGCGGTGATTCAGGGCTTAACGGAATTTTTACCGATATCGAGCTCGGCACACCTTATTTTGCCCTCTCAATTATTTGGTTGGCCGGATCAGGGTTTGGCATTTGATGTTGCTGTGCATGTCGGCTCGCTAATGGCGGTGATGATCTATTTTCGCCGCTTAATCGCTGATATCAGTGTTAACTTTGTCTATTTTTTATTGAAAAAGCCATATCAGAAGGCGTTGGTAAACCAAGCTTGGTTTATCATTATCGGCACTATTCCTGCGCTCATTGTTGGTTTTTTTGCTGGCGATCTTATTGAGACGCACCTGCGCAGTATTTTAGTGATTGGCGCAACAACGGTGTTATTTGGTCTGTTGCTTTGGTATGCCGACAGTGCTGCTAAAAAGCAGTCTCAGAATCAGCAATTAACTTGGCGCAACAGCTTGTTCATTGGTATCGCTCAGGCAGTTGCATTGATCCCGGGAACGTCCCGATCCGGTATTACCATGACAGCAGGGCTGCTTTTGGGGTTAAGCCGATCAGAAGCTGCGCGCTTTAGTTTTTTGTTGTCGATACCGTTAATTCTCTGTGCCGGAGGATTAAAAACAGTTGAGCTTGTGCAATCGCCTGCGGCCTACGATGTTTCGGCAATTTTGCTTGGTGTGGCATTGTCTTTTATCAGTGCGCTGGGTTGTATTGTTTTGTTCTTGCGTTGGATCGAACGCTGTGGTTTCTTAGTCTTTGTAATATATCGATTATTGTTAGGTGCGCTGTTGTTCGCCATCGCTTTTAGCGGTGCTTTTTAA